A window of Catharus ustulatus isolate bCatUst1 chromosome 25, bCatUst1.pri.v2, whole genome shotgun sequence contains these coding sequences:
- the AMPD2 gene encoding AMP deaminase 2, protein MSSVPPAKCPFKKRGSLQTPSPAELRGGAGARPLQSAWSLPGTPHCLKHFPVDLRTSMDGKYKEIAEELFCRSLAENEMRTAPYEFPEESPIEQLEERRQRLERQISQDVKLEPDILLRAKQDFLKIDSAADLQLFKEQNDSLVDHVPKEREALLEREFQRVTISGEEKCGVPFTDLLDAAKSVVKALFVREKYMGLSLQSFCKTTARYLQELSEKPLETHGYEEVPETPVAADAPVHPPFAEQHPYEMWDPQNMPADLGFGLKMVDGVVHVYTKQDITDKSTELDLPYPDLQEFIADMNFLMALIINGPIKSFCYRRLQYLSNKFQMHVLLNEMKELAAQKKVPHRDFYNIRKVDTHIHASSCMNQKHLLRFIKRAMKKHLDEIVHVEKGKEQTLKEVFETMNLTAYDLSVDTLDVHADRNTFHRFDKFNAKYNPIGESILREIFIKTDNRVSGKYFAHIIKEVMADLEESKYQNAELRLSIYGRSRDEWDKLARWAVSHRVHSNNVRWLVQVPRLFDIYRTKKQLANFQEMLENIFLPLYEATIHPAQHPELHLFLEHVDGFDSVDDESKPEHHIFNLDSPLPGNWVEEDNPPYSYYLYYMYANMTVLNHLRRKRGFHTFVLRPHCGEAGPIHHLVSGFMVSENISHGLLLRKAPVLQYLYYLAQIGIAMSPLSNNSLFLSYHRNPLPEYLSRGLMVSLSTDDPLQFHFTKEPLMEEYSIATQVWKLSSCDMCELARNSVLMSGFSHKVKSYWLGPNYLKEGPEGNDIRRTNVPDIRVSYRFETLCQELTLITQAVQSAELEPIQEEDVLTISLGTH, encoded by the exons gagctgttTTGCCGCTCGCTGGCTGAGAACGAGATGCGGACGGCTCCGTATGAGTTCCCAGAGGAGAGCCCCATCGAGCAGCTGGAGGAGCGGCGCCAGCGCCTGGAGCGCCAGATCAGCCAGGACGTCAA ACTTGAGCCCGACATTTTGCTCAGAGCCAAACAGGACTTCCTGAAAATTGACAGTGCTGCGGACTTACA GCTCTTCAAGGAGCAGAATGACAGCCTGGTGGATCACGTCCCCAAGGAGCGGGAGGCGCTGTTGGAGCGAGAATTCCAGCGGGTGACCATCTCTGGGGAGGAGAAATGTGGG GTGCCCTTCACCGACCTGCTGGATGCAGCCAAGAGCGTGGTGAAGGCGCTGTTTGTGCGGGAGAAGTAcatggggctgtccctgcagagcttctGCAAGACCACGGCCCGCTACCTGCAGGAGCTCTCTGAGAAGCCCCTGGAGACCCATGGCTACGAGGAGGTGCCCGAGAcccctgtggctgctg ATGCTCCCGTGCACCCCCCGTTTGCTGAGCAGCACCCCTATGAGATGTGGGACCCCCAGAACATGCCGGCGGACCTGGGCTTCGGGCTGAAGATGGTGGATGGTGTCGTGCATGTCTACACCAAGCAGGACATCACCGACAA GAGCACGGAGCTGGACCTGCCATACCCCGACCTGCAGGAGTTTATCGCCGACATGAATTTCCTCATGGCTTTGATCATCAATGGGCCCAT CAAATCCTTTTGCTACCGCCGGCTGCAGTACCTGAGCAACAAGTTCCAGATGCATGTGCTGCTCAATGAGATGAAGGAGTTGGCAGCCCAGAAGAAGGTGCCTCACCGCGACTTCTACAACATCCGCAAG gtggacACCCACATCCATGCCTCGTCCTGCATGAACCAGAAGCATCTCTTGCGCTTCATCAAGCGGGCAATGAAGAAGCACCTGGATGAAATTGTCCACgtggagaaggggaaggagcagacGCTCAAGGAGGTGTTTGAGACAATGAACCTCACAGCCTACGACCTGAGTGTGGACACCCTGGATGTCCATGCG GACCGCAACACCTTCCACCGCTTCGACAAGTTCAACGCCAAGTACAACCCCATCGGGGAGTCCATCCTGCGGGAGATCTTCATCAAGACGGACAACCGCGTCTCGGGGAAGTACTTTGCCCACATCATCAAG GAGGTGATGGCAGACCTGGAGGAGAGCAAGTACCAGAACGCGGAGCTGCGTCTCTCGATCTACGGCCGCTCGCGGGATGAGTGGGACAAGCTGGCCCGCTGGGCCGTCAGCCACCGCGTCCACTCCAACAACGTCCGCTGGCTCGTGCAAGTGCCCCGGCTCTT tgaCATCTACCGGACAAAGAAGCAGTTGGCCAACTTTCAGGAGATGCTGGAGAATATCTTCCTGCCGCTCTACGAGGCCACGAtccaccctgcccagcacccagagctgcacctCTTCCTGGAGCAT gtGGATGGCTTCGACAGCGTGGACGATGAATCCAAACCAGAGCATCACATCTTCAACCTGGACAGCCCTTTGCCAGGCAACTGGGTGGAGGAGGACAACCCACCCTACTCCTACTACCTGTACTACATGTATGCCAACATGACAGTGCTCAACCACCTCCGGCG GAAGAGGGGCTTCCACACCTTCGTCCTGCGTCCCCACTGCGGCGAGGCTGGTCCCATCCACCACCTGGTGTCAGGGTTCATGGTCTCAGAGAACATCTCCCACGGGTTGTTGCTGCGCAAG GCCCCTGTGCTGCAGTACCTGTACTACCTGGCACAGATTGGCATTGCCATGTCCCCGCTTAGCAACAACAGCCTCTTCCTGAGCTACCACCGCAACCCCCTGCCCGAGTACCTCTCACGGGGGCTCATGGTCTCCCTCTCCACCGATGATCCCCTCCAGTTCCACTTCACCAAG GAGCCGCTGATGGAGGAATATAGCATTGCCACCCAGGTGTGGAAACTCAGCTCCTGCGACATGTGTGAGCTGGCCCGGAACAGTGTCCTTATGAGCGGCTTCTCCCACAAG GTGAAGAGCTACTGGCTGGGTCCCAACTACCTGAAGGAGGGTCCGGAGGGGAACGACATCCGCCGGACCAACGTCCCCGACATCCGTGTGAGCTATCGCTTCGAGAcgctgtgccaggagctgacGCTCATCACGCAGGCGGTGCAGAGCGCTGAGCTGGAGCCCATCCAGGAGGAGGACGTGCTCACCATCTCCCTGGGCACCCACTGA